From the Streptomyces nodosus genome, the window TCCACCTACAACTCCGACTTCGGCCCCGCCCGCACCCTGCCCTGGTCCACCTTGCAGAAGGTGGGCATCCCACCGTTCGCCGCGGCCATCAAGGCCGGCGCCCCGGCCATCATGGTCTCCAACAACATCGTGCCGGGCCTGAGCACCGCTCCGGCGAGCCTGTCGCCCACCGTCATCAATTCCGAGCTGCGCGGCAAGCTGGGCTTCAAGGGGCTGGTGGTCACCGACTCGCTCAGCGCCAAGGCGATCTCCGCCGCGGGCTACAGCGTCCCCACCGCCGCCGTCCAGGCCCTGCGCTCCGGTGCCGACATGGTCATGTTCGACCTGGGCGGCAACGTCAACTCACGGACGTCCTCGATCGCCTCGGCCATCACCAAGGCGGTCACCGACGGCCACCTCCCCCGCAGCCGCCTCATCGACGCGGCGGCACATGTCCTGGCCGTCCGCCACGTGAACCTCTGCTCCTGACCGCCTGCCCCTGACCGCCGACCGGTCACGGCGGTCCCCGGGCTGCCCGGCACGAGCGGCGACCCGCGCTACGGCGCACCGAAGGCGGCGCCAGGCGGCTCCCGGGCGGCTCCCGGGCGGTTCCCGTACGAGGACCCGAAGTTCCCCGTATCGGCCGCCCATGCGCGGTACCCGCAGGCGACTGGAGGATCCAGGTCGACCGGCTCGGTCGCAAGCCGCCCACCCTGCATCCGCCGGCAGACGAGCCCTTCCCGCGTCGACGCCGCTTGCCGACGCCCGCTGATCTCTTCGCACGTCGGATGCCATATTCTCCATGGACGAGCGGTGCCGGGGGGTACCGCTCAAGGTCTCTCAGGGGGGAGTCACCGTGCTCGTATTGTCATGCCTGCTTCTTCTCGCCGCCTTGGTGATGTACTTCATCGCCCGCGCCCAAGACTCGCTCCGGCTTCGGCTGGGTGCCGGCGCCGCACTGCTCGGCAGTGTGCTCTGTGGCATCGCCAGCACCGTGTACGTCGTCAGCGCCTATGAGGTCGGCGTGCCGGTGACGTTCGGCAAGGTGGGTGCGCCGATGACGTCCGGGTTGCAGCTGAAGGCGCCGTTCACCGATGTCACGACCTTCTCGACCCGTCCGGTCGACCTCAACCTCTCCGACAAGGACGTCGTCGAGGTGCGGTCCTCGCAGGGGGGTGTGATGTACGCGGAGGTGACCGTGAAGTGGGCGGTCATACCTGACAAGGCGGGGGAGCTGTACCGGCTGGCAGGGAGCGAGGACGCCATTCAGCAGCGACTGGTCTTCCCGGACAGCCGCGAGATCGTCCGCAATGTCTTCGCCCGCTACACCAGCGAGCAGGGGTATGCGTCGGCCCGAGAGAAGATCAATGCGGAGATCGACAAGTTGATCAAGGAGCGACTCGCGCCCCGCGGTATCGACATCACCGCCGTGAACCTCCGTAACGTCAAGCCTTCGGACGCCCTCCAGAAGCAGATCGACCGCAAGATCCAGCAGAAGGAGGCCACCGAGCGGGCCGCTGAGGCGACCCGCACGGCGGAAGAGGAGGCCAAGCGCCGCAAGATCGAGGCCGAGGGCATCGCCCGCGCCAACAAGATCCTCAACGACTCTCTGACCGACAAGGTTCTGACGAACCAGTGCATCGACGCGTACCGGGAAGCGGCCAAGGAGAACCCGGTCTACGCCGTGCCCTGCGGCTCGGGCAACGGCACCCCGGTCATCGTGGGCGGCAACGGCCGGAACTGATTTCCCGTGCGGGCCGAGCCGGCACATCGTGCTCGGCCCGCGCACCTCTGTGGCAGCCCGTCACGAGGCGTGCGACCCGGCCGACGCCGAACTGCGCATCACCAGACGGCCGGGAGAGCCATCAACAGCACCAGCAGGACGCGCGAGATCAGCATCATCGCCACATGTGTGAGCAGGGACCGCCCCAACCCCAACACGGCGAGGACCAGCAGCCTGACCCCCAGCCACCCGACGTACAGTTCGCCGGCGGTGTGCCAGGCGGCCGTTTCCTCTGCACGGGTGATCGGCTCAGCGCCGACCACTCCGACGGCCACGGAGACCGTCCTGTCCGCCAGTCGTGCCTGCGTCCGCGGG encodes:
- a CDS encoding prohibitin family protein, yielding MLVLSCLLLLAALVMYFIARAQDSLRLRLGAGAALLGSVLCGIASTVYVVSAYEVGVPVTFGKVGAPMTSGLQLKAPFTDVTTFSTRPVDLNLSDKDVVEVRSSQGGVMYAEVTVKWAVIPDKAGELYRLAGSEDAIQQRLVFPDSREIVRNVFARYTSEQGYASAREKINAEIDKLIKERLAPRGIDITAVNLRNVKPSDALQKQIDRKIQQKEATERAAEATRTAEEEAKRRKIEAEGIARANKILNDSLTDKVLTNQCIDAYREAAKENPVYAVPCGSGNGTPVIVGGNGRN